The genomic region tatggatgcatctaacgtctcgttagactacctacgtaccctagacagggatcaagccattcgtagttcatataggtacttcaagcatttaCAATAATTATACGAAggtaatatgcctaatcaatttaaaagtgtcgataaaactctcaacaatatgtacgataaaaaggaaaagatccactcacctggagtccacgctatgattctctagcgcacgcatcgaggcgtcctgaatgattggtccctgtgaccaattatcaaatcacatctcagaactcttatctgaagaatacgtaattcacataaaacataacctcaacgacattctaaatagtttgagacccattgaccacaagtcaaccgtcgatcaaagatcgacggtagggtttacaaccttgtataacttgacccggaagatccgcatatcagatttccaatccacaactcccaacgatccacaatatgtttctagaataacatattaaaatttcattacgatccaacggtcagatctccgccaattgcctaaaacaagtggccgtgaacatttattttactaacttacaaatctaattcaggaagatccataAGTCGGATTctcgatccataaattcctatgatctttaaatattacgtattataatgtatccaattttggtgacgatccaacggtcggatcatcgattcacatttttatcaagtaatgtatcgtaacgaatttaggttccaactatcaacctacgtcattcaaatgaaaaaactgaattcaagacatttgacatagcctaaaaatagcattggcggcccactggccacgcgccgccgcgggtggcggtcggccgcaccgactcgccggaaaatccaactatttccaaaaattctcaaacttcacagaaatgaagatctcagtgagtggagcaactttcatacctgccacgaagtccaaaagtagacggaagatggtcaatttttgcCCACAatgccggcgggtgcctaaaacttcccgacgtcgattcgtcgtctacggtggtccaacggggtcaaggttggttgggttttgctcctgggatgatgggctacaaagcccaagtggtggcatcggccatcgctttgccgatttgccggaaaatcaaaaagggtggccggagcaccattgattttcgtcaactttcgtgacCTTAAACCGccccataccatggttaatcaaggtggttcttgggtgggttttgtagaggggaatgagagcttcaagatggtggtggtggcatcgaaaaactccaccggagttggccggaatcggccttggaaaatggactTGCGGTGGTGTGGGTATGGGTGAATGGGAAGCtttccccccccccttttttttttttttttttttttttctgattggcTGCAAGCTTCCCTTCTTCTTCTAATTGgttcctttaatttaattggttcactaatcccacaaggtgggaattcaaatatttaaataaccaatttcaaacctCTATAACTAtatcgttataatccggactcgcaaacggtttttgtctatacgttcgtaccaatgagtactacgaagatatgctaaaagaataagtcccacatctctcaagtcgatggtcaacagaagtcaaagtccttacctctaggacaatttcgtaaattcacgcttttaaaataaaataaaaacgtaaaatttggaacggatTGTTACATATCGCcatgtgtcataatctgtttacaatctttgaggatagatttctatcaaatttttaaagaatGACTGCATGtcacgtggcattatctacaacctaattctttatgaatcctccatataatccaccatccatcctcacaaatctcacaccaattttcttaagatctctatcattattcataattTCTGCTTCATTGTTCacaaaaatctctatcattattcatagtttctgcttctttcttacaatgtcaacttcttcctcaaggatgatgtgggaactcgatcagtaagaggaagaattgtttaaccaatcagaaggtaggaatgtgattgaaagtagttgagaaaatatgaaattgtggtgtaaggtagatgatgaTGAGaagatatttataaaaaaaagtaaaaaaaaaaaaaaaatttaaaaattcagattttttttttggattttttacaattttttttttttaaatttttattcaactaattaatctatgttgttggatataaaaacaatttgaattccaacactccagattgtgccacgtgtcataatggtaacatttcttaattttaaaactattttttcttttatttatttatttataaagcagatTAATATCAACCGtcgatctcagatcgaacggttgatattaaatcagaattttttttattaccatTGCAAATCGGACGGCCTATTTTAAAGAGCCATTGAAATTGAACGGACCATGGGAAGCCAcatggcttcccaacggtaactgaggCAGACTGCACCGCAGGCCCCTGGGGTATGAAATCTGTCGGCTGACGCGACACACgcgcctgacagaaaaaaatttaaaaatgtgaCTGACGCCAGGTTGACGTCAGCCTTGTGTCAGTTCCACCTCGAGCTCGCGGGCTGGCGATTCCTCACAGGCCTGTTGCTCGGGCATGCCCAGTCCCTCGAGCTCCCCACGCTAGAGGGCTTCAGCCGAGCTATCATGCCCTGTTTGGTCCACTGTCCCCCGAGCAGTCCACAAtggtggacttgctctaagtATTGTCCTCTTCACAAACATATACGTGTATATTTGTTAGTGGGCCATGTCAAAGTCAGTATACTTATGGTACTGAATAGTCGTTGCCCAAGTGTTCCCTATAGTAAATGAGAATGGTTATGGAATAACCCATAACCATTGGTCAGAGGAAGGCCTGATCATTTTCCTAGGGATTCCATGATCGTAATTATGatcattcattgtatatcgtgttgtcagaaatcattttaaattttaaattttaaattaaatataaatagtacctaacaaaaattgaCCGCACTATATACAATGAACGGTCACAATCACGGAATTCTCAAGATCCCCAAGAAAAAAATCCTATTCCCAAATGAAGAATTACAATTGATTTGCAATTTTTTAGTTAACACATGCATACACGTGGAAGATTGGGAGGCTACTTCCCCTATAATTTTGTACCGCATGTTTGGCGATGATTATCTCCAAAATGTAACCACGGCGGTGCATGTGGATTGTTATTTGTTCAAATCCATGCGTGCAGGTTTTATTAGGATTCGATGTGATAAGGCTAAAGCATAAGGATTGAATTTGGTTGCATTTTTCACTAAGTTCAGAGTCTTGGGAGTAGTAGGATTTATCCCAAGCTTGAATGGTGGAAGAGTTCTAGTAGCATGGCAAAACCTATATCAGCTTATCAACCAACGCGTACTCgtctctataaatacaagaaattgtGCAACATTTCAGGCCCCTCCAATATTCAACACATAACTGCTCtacgcaaacctctcaaacaccttgagatttttttttctgctaACACATCtttaatttggataaacagtattATGGAGGTAGCcggcaacatcttcagtttgggtAAACAGCACTGAAGTAGTAGAATCAACCGACCGATGAGCACCTTGTTTGGGTAAACAGCATTGGAGCCATAAAATCaaccgaccgagaagcaccttcagtttggatcaatagcactgcttcgagaccgactggttatttatctaAGTCTCGGTCAACAAGGATTTCCGAGTCTTTGTTGGTAGAGgccatctcatcagccttctcggcAAATTAAGATgtttaccaggttactacattcggcacactgaaagccgaatttgatattaaacttcgtagaactagcagccttgtctttaggctctagaACCTGAAGGTCGAGACGCGTTCCTTCCTTGGCCGTAGTCGCGAGATCAAGAAGTCATCAGCGTACCCAACGCCACATCAACATACATTTTACTACCCGGCCGACGAGTTAGCACGTTTCGCATTCAACCAAATGACATTGTTAgtattagttactcggcataAGCACCACATAAGCTAAgtagtttttaaggtcaacacTTTTATAATTTAGTTGCATCTACCCATTCATATAACAATGTTAAGCTGCTGTTATCTCctcaaatttataaataaattatattatcCCCTTTAGAAATTTAAGGAGATAAcaacaatttaaaatttgttaaatAGTTTTTGTTCCAAAACTAAGATTGATAGATTTTGTTCCAAAACTAAGATTGTTAGATAGATGTTACTAAATTATAAAAGCCATAGAGAGGTCACATCTATTTTGGATGCAGAAGATTTGAACCTTTTTGTCATATCCCATACCggctccaccgtagcatgatattgtccgctttgggccccgaccacaccctcacggttttgtttctgggaactcacacgagaaattcccagtgggtcacccatcttgggaatggtctcacccgaactcgcttaacttttgagttccgatggaatctgaAGCTAGCAAGTTCCCAAAAAGCAACGTGTTATATGAAGGcagacatgtacatataaggcacatcaccccctctccgttaatcgatgtgggatgttacaatctacccatttgggggcctgacgtcctcatcggcacacttgCACCACACGGCAtagtggctctaataccattcTATCACATCCCAAACTAGCTCcgtcgtagcatgatattgtccgctttgagcttcgaccacgccctcatgattttgtttctgggaactcacacaagaacttcccagtggatcacacatcttgggaatgctctcgcccgaactcacttaacttcggagttccgatgaaatctgaagctagtgagttcccaaaaggtatcgtgctatatggaggtgggcatgtatatataaggcacatcatcccctctccgttggtcaaTATGGGATGTTATAATCCatccccttaagggcccgacgtcctcgtcggcacactcgcaccacacggcaaagtggctttgataccattTTGTCACATCCTAGACCGGCTctgccgtagcacaatattatccctttggaccccgaccacgccctcacggttttgtttctgagaactcacacgagaacttcctagtggatcACTTATcttaggaatgctctcgcccgaactctcttgacttcggagttccaatggaatctgaagccaatgagttcccaaaaggtcttgtgctatatggaggtgagcatgtacatataaggcacatcactccctcttcgttggtcgatgtgggatgttacatctTTTCCTATACGACACCGCAGTCGGGGTCTACATTTCAAttcataataataaattatcattataaaaaattagacaTATTCAAAACTTTAAGACATTCATTTACACCAAATAAAATAGacgaataaaattatataaataataacatTGTGGTGTAGAccttaaaaaagaaagaaacaagaaGGTGATGTGTGATATCTTACCAGTGTAATAGTGTACTAGTACATCAGAAAGACAAAGGCTGCAATCAAATCATGTATACAATAATCATCTTGAATTTTCTAATGAaattctattttgtttttcatgtTATGACGATAAGAAAGGGACTTTTTTCTAATGCAAGACaaatacttctctctctctctctctctctcaaagtcggctttctttcttctcaaattcaTCGTCAACAAATCGACATTCAAGGCCAGTCTCATTTTTTCGCTGCCAACGGCCTGCCCTTCTTTTACATCTCTTGGCCGATTTCTCAGTTGGGCTGTCTGCAATCTTTGATTTCACTTCACACAAGGATCTGTTGGGCAAATCGAAGAGTTTGATGtctctaatattttataattattatctAGCTAAGTTTCGGCGTGCCTCACTAAGAGATTGAAGAAGATTGAAATAAAGGCCAATCTATCAGTCTCATCATCTCTGCTATCAGCGAGTTCTTTTAATTATccatcaaaattaaatattaaataggtTTGTATGTATTTGTATACGTATGTATGTAACGAGATGACCTATTGGTATGCTATCATCTCTTAATATTAGTATGTACGCTAAGAGATTGTATATATGCATGCTATTGGTATGCTATCATCTCTTAATATTTGTATGTACGTTAAAAAATTGTATATATGCATGCTATCAGTGAGTCTTTTTAATTATCATTTGAcggttaaataaaaaataaataatacactTTTAGTGTTTTAATATTCACTCTTAATATTAACTTTAACTGTAATGACTTTAAATTTGTAATCAACAGATGACCGAGGTAACGAGACTCAAAAAATAGTGTACGTAAGGGATAAATAAAGCAAAATTGGTAAAACTATTGAGGGTATAAAGGTAAAACCACACGGGAGGCATTTCCTTCGTTCATGGAGGAGTATTCTCGTCAGAGCTGAGTCATacacaaaagaaaacataaaaaccaAAGATACAAGAGAAAGACCTCAAATGAAGCTTCAGCAATGGCGTTAATGGCAACCAGAACAAACCTCTTTAGGCTCCTCACTACAAAAGCACCGATTTTGGGATCTGGGTCTTCCTCTAATGGCCTCAAGAGACCCGTTCGGGCCGACCGGAGAGGTGGAGCCGTGTCAACTTCGTCGTATTCGACCTCTGCGGTGGCGCAGCAGCCTGAGTCCGGGACCATTGGGTCTAGGCCGCCGCACATGGGGCTGGAGATATTGGGTGTGAAAGATTACGAAGATTATAGAAGGTCTTTGTATGGTGAAATCACTCACAAGGCTTTGCTAGTTGATGCTGTTGGTACCCTTGTTGTTCCTTCCCAGCCAATGGCTcaggtcctctctctctctatctaacGCTTTACATGCACACAGCCGGCACATATCATTTCTTAATATTTGTATGTATGTAAATTGTAATGAACGTTTGGGTTTctggtttatatatatatgaactgaATTGTctgggtttctgggtttgtaTATCAATGGATTGAAGCTTTTGGTTCTTGTGtcctttcttatttttgtttttctattttgtgtTTTGGGATAGTTCCATAAATGGTAAAAATCCATGAACATCCTGCTCATATTTCCATTTTGAGATTATATGTAGAGATAATGATGCATCTATTGAATTTCAGGGTTTTGTGTGAGAGAATTAGATTCCTGGGAATtttcctttaaaagttatattttggttttggtttgtagCGTTTGCAGGTTTTgggatttcttttttttttttttttttttctctttctctctctctcttatctgTCTATATGGCTGCTGGCATATTGAATATTTTTCTGTTTGCATAGATATATAGGAAGATAGGTGAGAAATACGGAGTGGAGTACTCAGAGACGGAGATTTTGAACAGATACAGAAGAGCTTACGAGCAGCCTTGGGGAAGATCTCGTCTCAGGTCTCTTCCcatcttgttttcaatgtttctATTTTCCCTTGTATACTGGGGTACATATGGTTTTCGATAATCCATTTGCTGTCGTTTGAAGTGTAAGTTTTATgtctttactttttttattcacTGGCCTTTTATCGAAATTTACATCAATTTTTGCCTTTAATACCTATTATTTTGCATTTTGGAAGTTGTCTGGGAAGCTAATTCATAACCTCTGTGTTCTTAAGTTTATTGGTAGAGATTTGATGCTTCATGCAATCAACTTCACTTTGTTTCTCATAACCGAGTATTGACCGGGAAAGATCTAACAATCGGATGGTCTTGTGGTTCCTTGTATTTTGGAAATATATTGAGAGTCCCCTCAAGTCTAGCGTAGAATTTTCCCCCGTCTAGCCATTGTGTTTTCAATGGTAATCGGTCAAGTAGAAGTGAATCCtttctttctgtttcttttcAGTGTCCCCCTTAATCTCAATTAGTTAATGCAGAAGTTTAGCAGTAATTCTGCCATGTTTGGAGTGAATTCTCTGATTTTCTCTTTTATCTTTAAAGTGagcattttctcttttttcattGTAGATATGTAAATGATGGGAGACCCTTCTGGCAATATATAGTCAGTTCTTCCACTGGCTGTTCCGATTCTCAGTACTTTGAAGAACTTTATAACTACTATACGACTGACAAGGTTGGGTGATTTTTAAGTACAATTTTCTGTATAGCAATATAGAGGTGTGAAGTGGgttataatatttttctttgttttctcatAGGCTTGGCACCTCTGTGATCCTGATGCTGAGAAGGTGTTTGAAGCTCTGAGGAAAGCAGGTGTTAAAGTAGCTGTTGTATCAAATTTTGATACCCGATTAAGGCCTCTTTTACATGCTCTACATTGTGAACATTGGTTTGATGCAGTAGCAGTGTCAGCCGAAGTAAGTGAATTGCTTAGAAATTTTCTACAGTAAGTCTTTGCGtcgttctttctctctctctctctcacacacatacacacacacacacacacacagagggACCACAGACAGACACATTCTAGGATCTTCTGCATTACGTACGGTTCTTGAATCAAGTGATTGGTTGTCCATATAATCCATCGTTCAGAAATTAAGAAGTTTAAGTCCAACAAAGTTGGTctttattttgtagtaataataaa from Pyrus communis chromosome 9, drPyrComm1.1, whole genome shotgun sequence harbors:
- the LOC137744128 gene encoding uncharacterized protein, giving the protein MALMATRTNLFRLLTTKAPILGSGSSSNGLKRPVRADRRGGAVSTSSYSTSAVAQQPESGTIGSRPPHMGLEILGVKDYEDYRRSLYGEITHKALLVDAVGTLVVPSQPMAQIYRKIGEKYGVEYSETEILNRYRRAYEQPWGRSRLRYVNDGRPFWQYIVSSSTGCSDSQYFEELYNYYTTDKAWHLCDPDAEKVFEALRKAGVKVAVVSNFDTRLRPLLHALHCEHWFDAVAVSAEVEAEKPNPTIFLKACELLGVKPEDAVHVGDDRRNDIWGARDAGCDAWLWGSDVHSFKEVAQRVGVQV